In Pseudomonas sp. R76, one genomic interval encodes:
- a CDS encoding dihydroxyacetone kinase subunit DhaK yields MNRVINDPDHVVEDMLRGILVAHPELRQYEVNPRVITKAKPSASGRVGIVTGGGSGHEPAFLGYVGPGLVDAVAVGEIFSSPTAKSFFDAFRAADHGAGVACLYGNYAGDNMNVKLAMKMAASKDMRIRTVVANDDVASAPKADIAKRRGVAGEIFMWKVGGAAAAQHYDLDGVIRVAQKTVDHCRSIGIGLTPCTIAAVGKPNFQIPDGQMELGIGHHGEPGIEVIPIESAAAMAERMLAPILADRDFSQDDSVVVLVSGLGATPVMELYIFYAEVERQLKAKGLKIHRCYVGNYFTSLEMMGVTLTLLGLDAELKTLIDQPCRSIGMTQAE; encoded by the coding sequence ATGAATCGAGTCATCAACGATCCGGACCACGTGGTCGAAGACATGCTGCGCGGCATCCTGGTCGCGCACCCCGAGCTGCGCCAATACGAGGTGAACCCACGGGTCATCACCAAGGCCAAACCGTCGGCATCAGGCCGCGTCGGCATCGTCACCGGCGGCGGCTCCGGCCATGAACCGGCCTTTCTCGGCTACGTCGGCCCGGGCCTGGTAGACGCCGTAGCCGTCGGCGAAATCTTCTCCTCTCCCACCGCCAAGAGCTTTTTCGACGCCTTCCGCGCCGCCGACCACGGCGCGGGCGTGGCCTGCCTGTACGGTAACTACGCCGGCGACAACATGAACGTGAAGCTGGCAATGAAAATGGCCGCCAGCAAAGACATGCGCATCCGCACCGTGGTCGCCAACGACGACGTGGCATCGGCACCCAAGGCCGATATCGCCAAGCGCCGTGGCGTGGCAGGCGAAATTTTCATGTGGAAGGTCGGCGGCGCCGCTGCCGCCCAGCATTACGACCTGGACGGGGTGATTCGCGTCGCGCAGAAAACCGTCGACCACTGCCGCTCAATCGGCATCGGCCTCACGCCGTGCACCATTGCGGCGGTGGGCAAGCCGAACTTCCAGATTCCCGACGGCCAGATGGAGCTGGGCATCGGCCATCACGGTGAACCGGGCATTGAAGTCATCCCCATCGAATCCGCCGCCGCCATGGCCGAACGCATGCTCGCGCCGATCCTCGCCGACCGCGATTTCAGCCAGGACGACAGCGTGGTCGTACTGGTGTCCGGCCTCGGCGCCACGCCGGTAATGGAGTTGTATATTTTCTACGCCGAAGTGGAGCGCCAGCTCAAGGCCAAGGGCTTGAAGATTCACCGTTGCTACGTCGGCAACTACTTCACCTCCCTGGAAATGATGGGCGTAACCCTGACCCTGCTGGGCCTCGACGCCGAGTTGAAAACCCTGATCGACCAACCCTGCCGTTCCATCGGCATGACCCAGGCGGAGTGA
- a CDS encoding SDR family oxidoreductase, protein MSGFWNQAFDLTGRCAVITGGAAGIGLACATLLAERGARVALLDRDPAVVDVAASLGAEHLGIAVDLGQIGHIQHTIDSVFEYFQRLDYLVNSAGVVLLDKAIDVSESAWDTTLDINLKASFFVAQACARHMLANGGGRIVNLASQAAVIGLDRHVAYCASKAAIVGMTKVLAMEWAPQINVNAISPTIVETALGKKAWAGEVGERAKLQIPAGRFAQPEEIAGLALYLLSDAAQMITGANMVIDGGYSIQ, encoded by the coding sequence ATGTCTGGATTCTGGAACCAAGCCTTCGACCTCACCGGCCGTTGCGCGGTGATCACCGGCGGCGCCGCCGGGATTGGCCTGGCCTGCGCCACCTTGCTGGCAGAACGCGGCGCGCGCGTGGCCTTGCTCGACCGTGACCCCGCCGTAGTAGACGTCGCTGCCAGCCTGGGCGCCGAGCACCTGGGCATTGCCGTCGACCTCGGCCAGATCGGTCACATACAGCACACCATCGACAGCGTCTTCGAATACTTCCAGCGCCTCGACTACCTGGTCAACAGCGCCGGGGTTGTATTACTGGACAAGGCCATTGATGTCAGCGAAAGCGCTTGGGACACCACCCTGGACATCAACCTCAAGGCCAGTTTCTTCGTGGCCCAGGCTTGCGCCAGGCACATGCTCGCCAACGGCGGTGGGCGCATCGTCAACCTCGCCTCGCAAGCCGCCGTGATCGGCCTGGACCGTCACGTCGCTTACTGCGCGAGCAAGGCCGCGATTGTCGGCATGACCAAAGTGCTGGCCATGGAATGGGCGCCACAGATCAACGTCAACGCCATCTCCCCGACCATTGTCGAAACTGCGCTGGGCAAGAAAGCCTGGGCTGGTGAAGTGGGCGAACGGGCCAAATTGCAGATCCCGGCGGGTCGTTTTGCCCAGCCGGAAGAAATCGCCGGGCTGGCGTTGTACCTGCTCAGCGATGCCGCGCAGATGATCACCGGCGCCAACATGGTGATTGACGGCGGCTACAGCATTCAGTAA
- a CDS encoding substrate-binding domain-containing protein, whose amino-acid sequence MKPGMSLAVVAALSLLASSIAFAADGKTYKVGAAVYGLKGQFMQNWVRELKEHPAVKDGTVQLTVFDGNYDALTQNNQIENMVTQHYDAILFVPIDTKAGVGTVKQAMSNDVVVIASNTKVADASVPYVGNDDVEGGRLQAQAMVDKLNGKGNVVIIQGPIGQSAQIDREKGELEVLSKHPDIKIIEKKTANWDRAQALTLTEDWLNAHPKGINGVIAQNDDMALGAVQALKSHGLTSKDVPVTSIDGMPDAIQAAKKDEVTTFLQDAQAQSQGALDVALRALAGKDYKPQSVIWERYGKDVKWGDGTARNYILPWVPVTNANADALYKQVSGGK is encoded by the coding sequence ATGAAACCTGGAATGTCTTTGGCTGTCGTCGCGGCCCTCTCCCTGCTCGCCAGCAGTATTGCGTTTGCTGCCGACGGCAAGACCTACAAAGTCGGCGCCGCCGTCTACGGCCTCAAGGGCCAGTTCATGCAGAACTGGGTGCGCGAGCTCAAGGAACACCCGGCGGTCAAGGACGGCACCGTGCAATTGACCGTTTTCGACGGCAACTACGACGCCCTGACCCAGAACAACCAGATCGAAAACATGGTGACCCAACACTACGACGCCATCCTGTTCGTGCCCATCGACACCAAGGCCGGTGTCGGCACGGTCAAGCAAGCCATGAGCAACGACGTGGTGGTCATCGCCTCCAATACGAAAGTAGCCGATGCCTCCGTGCCCTATGTGGGCAATGACGACGTAGAAGGCGGCCGCCTGCAGGCCCAGGCGATGGTCGACAAGCTCAACGGCAAAGGCAACGTGGTGATCATCCAGGGCCCGATTGGCCAGTCGGCGCAGATCGACCGGGAAAAAGGCGAGCTGGAAGTGCTGAGCAAACACCCGGACATCAAGATCATCGAGAAGAAGACCGCCAACTGGGACCGCGCCCAGGCCCTGACGCTCACCGAAGACTGGCTGAACGCGCACCCCAAAGGCATTAACGGGGTGATCGCGCAAAACGACGACATGGCCCTCGGCGCCGTGCAGGCGCTCAAATCCCACGGGCTGACCTCCAAGGACGTGCCGGTGACCTCCATCGACGGCATGCCGGACGCGATCCAGGCGGCGAAAAAAGACGAAGTCACCACCTTTCTGCAAGACGCCCAGGCCCAATCCCAAGGCGCGCTCGACGTAGCGCTGCGCGCACTGGCGGGCAAGGACTACAAACCGCAGTCGGTGATTTGGGAGCGTTACGGCAAGGACGTGAAATGGGGTGACGGCACGGCCAGGAACTACATCCTGCCGTGGGTGCCAGTGACGAATGCCAATGCGGATGCGCTGTACAAACAAGTCAGCGGCGGTAAGTAG
- a CDS encoding MDR/zinc-dependent alcohol dehydrogenase-like family protein, whose translation MSTVTERTPEYLSPVIPKTMQAVVCHGPEDYRLETVDVPTPGPDEILTKVELCGICMGDIKTYRGAPSFWGDAEQPRYVKPPMIPGHEFVCRVVALGPGAEKRGVAVGDRVISEQIVPCWGCRFCNHGQYWMCQKHDLYGFQNNVQGAMAQYMIFTKEGIIHKVPESIAPDEAILIEPLACSLHAAERANVDHDDVVVVAGAGTLGLGIIGAVRLRNPKKLIVLDMKPERAALALRMGADEVWNPAEVDVMAKIRAITDGYGCDIYIEATGHHKAVNQGLAMLRKLGRFVEFSVFNDEATVDWSIIGDRKELDILGSHLGPYMYPRAIDFIGNRKIDMRDVVTHKFALADFKEAFAVMERGDKSLKVVLEP comes from the coding sequence ATGTCCACCGTCACCGAACGCACACCTGAATACCTGTCCCCGGTCATCCCGAAAACCATGCAGGCGGTGGTCTGCCATGGCCCGGAAGACTACCGCCTGGAAACCGTCGACGTGCCCACACCCGGCCCCGATGAGATCCTGACCAAAGTCGAGCTGTGCGGCATCTGCATGGGCGACATCAAGACCTACCGCGGCGCGCCGTCGTTCTGGGGCGACGCCGAACAACCGCGCTACGTGAAGCCGCCGATGATCCCCGGGCATGAATTCGTCTGCCGCGTAGTTGCCCTCGGCCCAGGCGCGGAAAAACGTGGCGTGGCGGTCGGTGACCGGGTGATATCCGAACAGATCGTGCCGTGCTGGGGCTGCCGTTTCTGCAACCACGGCCAGTACTGGATGTGCCAGAAGCATGACCTGTATGGCTTCCAGAACAATGTGCAGGGCGCCATGGCCCAGTACATGATCTTCACCAAGGAAGGCATTATTCACAAAGTGCCGGAATCCATCGCCCCCGATGAAGCCATCCTCATCGAACCGCTGGCCTGCTCACTGCATGCCGCCGAGCGTGCAAATGTCGACCATGACGACGTGGTGGTGGTGGCCGGTGCGGGCACGCTGGGCCTGGGTATCATCGGCGCGGTGCGCCTGCGCAACCCGAAAAAACTGATCGTGCTGGACATGAAACCCGAACGCGCCGCGCTTGCCCTGCGCATGGGCGCCGACGAAGTTTGGAACCCGGCCGAAGTCGACGTCATGGCCAAAATCCGCGCGATCACCGACGGCTACGGCTGCGACATCTACATCGAAGCCACCGGCCACCACAAGGCGGTGAACCAGGGCCTGGCGATGCTGCGCAAGCTGGGGCGCTTCGTCGAATTCAGCGTATTCAATGACGAAGCCACGGTAGATTGGTCGATCATCGGCGACCGCAAGGAATTGGACATTCTGGGCTCACACCTGGGGCCATACATGTACCCGCGCGCCATCGATTTCATCGGCAACCGCAAGATCGACATGCGCGACGTGGTGACCCACAAGTTTGCCTTGGCGGACTTCAAGGAAGCGTTTGCGGTGATGGAGCGCGGGGATAAATCACTGAAAGTGGTATTGGAACCCTGA
- the dhaL gene encoding dihydroxyacetone kinase subunit DhaL: MSQHFSTRDGSAIVADLVSVIVANREYLSEVDGAIGDGDHGINMAKGFAHCGRTIEGRQLTLAEALDELTLSLMEGIGGSMGPLYGSLFIGMADEVRNSEEIDAATFAHLLRGGLTSLQDITEAGVGDKCLMDTLIPAVEAFERAHADGACFNDALEAMKTAASQGRDSTKDLVAKIGRASRLGERSLGVLDAGAVSCCLILTRLADSVQPRLV, translated from the coding sequence ATGAGCCAGCATTTTTCCACCCGTGACGGCAGCGCCATCGTCGCCGACCTGGTCAGCGTGATCGTGGCCAACCGTGAATACCTCAGCGAAGTCGACGGCGCGATTGGCGACGGCGACCATGGCATCAACATGGCCAAGGGTTTCGCCCATTGCGGGCGCACGATCGAAGGCCGTCAACTGACCCTGGCCGAAGCCCTGGATGAACTGACCCTGAGCCTGATGGAAGGTATCGGCGGCTCCATGGGGCCGCTGTACGGCAGCCTGTTTATCGGCATGGCCGACGAAGTGCGCAACAGTGAAGAGATTGACGCCGCGACCTTTGCCCACTTGTTGCGAGGCGGTTTGACCTCGTTGCAAGACATCACGGAAGCGGGCGTGGGCGACAAGTGTTTGATGGACACGCTGATCCCGGCGGTGGAGGCGTTTGAGCGTGCACATGCAGACGGTGCGTGCTTCAACGATGCGCTGGAGGCAATGAAAACCGCCGCATCGCAGGGGCGCGACTCGACTAAGGATTTGGTCGCGAAAATCGGCCGGGCGAGCCGGCTGGGTGAGCGTTCGTTAGGGGTGCTGGATGCGGGAGCGGTGTCGTGCTGCTTGATACTGACGCGGTTGGCGGATTCGGTGCAACCGCGGTTGGTGTAG
- a CDS encoding LysR family transcriptional regulator: protein MEIRHFRYFLAVARQRNFTRAAEQLGIAPPTLSRQIQDMEASLGTRLFIRQQREVSLTEAGAALLIEAEATVRQFEFAQRNAQCAGRGEIGHIELGYVASAVYSGVLQRQMQAFSQANPDVSVNVRECAMATLPSAVADGRYDIGYVRSPMTLPDGIEAVRLGSEGFVLALPQASWLLELKAIGCEHLQNETFILPEQISGTLHVAAQGGFAPRLGPQPGGLVAVVALVSLGQGVAVVPASMVGHVSLPGVVYRAIQGSEASSWLSLIHRRFEKAPAVARYIQQVKQGAKLQV from the coding sequence CGCCGAGCAACTGGGCATCGCGCCGCCGACGTTAAGCCGGCAAATCCAGGACATGGAAGCCAGCCTGGGTACGCGCTTGTTTATCCGCCAGCAACGCGAAGTCAGCCTCACCGAGGCCGGCGCGGCCTTGCTGATCGAGGCCGAAGCCACCGTGCGCCAATTCGAATTCGCCCAGCGCAATGCCCAGTGCGCCGGGCGGGGCGAGATCGGCCATATCGAGTTGGGCTATGTGGCCTCGGCGGTGTACTCCGGTGTGTTGCAGCGGCAGATGCAGGCGTTCAGCCAGGCCAATCCCGATGTGAGCGTGAATGTGCGCGAATGCGCGATGGCGACACTGCCGAGTGCCGTGGCGGACGGGCGTTATGATATCGGCTATGTTCGCTCGCCCATGACCTTGCCCGATGGCATCGAAGCGGTGCGCCTGGGCAGCGAAGGGTTTGTGTTGGCGTTGCCGCAGGCTTCCTGGCTGCTGGAGCTCAAAGCCATCGGTTGTGAACACCTGCAAAACGAGACGTTTATCCTGCCGGAACAAATCAGTGGCACGCTGCACGTCGCGGCCCAGGGCGGTTTTGCGCCGCGCCTGGGGCCGCAACCGGGTGGGTTGGTGGCGGTGGTGGCGCTGGTGTCGTTAGGGCAGGGCGTGGCGGTGGTGCCGGCGTCGATGGTTGGGCATGTGAGTTTGCCGGGCGTGGTGTATCGCGCTATTCAGGGCAGTGAGGCGTCGTCGTGGCTGTCGCTGATTCACCGGCGTTTTGAGAAAGCACCGGCGGTGGCGCGGTATATCCAGCAGGTCAAGCAGGGCGCTAAGTTGCAGGTTTGA
- a CDS encoding ABC transporter permease has translation MNAKTIAPPLTAAPRNRLRVSLDRFGLPLVFILLCVVMAFSSEYFMTWRNWMDILRQTSINGILAVGMTYVILTKGIDLSVGSILAFAGLCSAMVATQGYGLLAAVSAGMFAGAMLGVVNGFMVANLSIPPFVATLGMLSIARGMTFILNDGSPITDLPDAYLALGIGKIGPIGVPIVIFAVVALIFWMVLRYTTYGRYVYAVGGNEKSARTSGIGVRKVMFSVYVVSGLLAGLAGVVLSARTTSALPQAGVSYELDAIAAVVIGGTSLSGGTGSIVGTLFGALLIGVINNGLNLLGVSSYYQQVAKGLIIVFAVLIDVWRKKKR, from the coding sequence ATGAATGCCAAAACCATTGCCCCACCCCTGACTGCCGCGCCGCGCAATCGCCTGCGTGTGTCCCTCGACCGTTTCGGCCTGCCGCTGGTGTTTATCCTGCTGTGCGTGGTGATGGCGTTTTCCAGCGAATACTTTATGACCTGGCGCAATTGGATGGACATCCTGCGCCAGACCTCCATCAACGGCATCCTTGCCGTGGGCATGACTTACGTGATCCTGACCAAGGGCATCGACCTGTCGGTGGGCTCGATCCTGGCGTTTGCCGGGCTGTGCAGCGCCATGGTCGCGACCCAGGGTTACGGCCTGCTGGCGGCGGTCAGTGCCGGGATGTTCGCCGGGGCGATGCTCGGCGTGGTCAACGGCTTTATGGTCGCCAACCTGTCAATCCCACCGTTCGTGGCCACCCTGGGCATGCTCAGCATCGCGCGAGGCATGACCTTTATTCTCAACGACGGTAGCCCGATCACCGACCTGCCCGACGCTTATCTGGCGCTGGGCATCGGCAAGATCGGCCCGATTGGCGTGCCGATTGTCATCTTCGCGGTGGTCGCGCTGATCTTCTGGATGGTGCTGCGCTACACCACCTACGGCCGTTACGTGTACGCCGTGGGCGGCAATGAAAAGAGCGCGCGCACCTCCGGCATTGGCGTACGCAAGGTAATGTTTTCGGTGTACGTGGTCTCGGGCCTGCTCGCCGGTCTGGCCGGCGTGGTGCTGTCGGCGCGCACCACCTCTGCCCTGCCCCAGGCCGGGGTTTCCTACGAGCTGGACGCGATTGCCGCCGTGGTGATCGGCGGCACCAGCCTGTCGGGCGGCACCGGCAGCATTGTCGGCACGCTGTTCGGCGCGCTGCTGATCGGCGTGATCAACAACGGCCTGAACCTGCTCGGCGTGTCCTCCTATTACCAGCAAGTCGCCAAGGGCTTGATCATCGTGTTTGCGGTACTGATCGACGTGTGGCGCAAGAAAAAACGCTAG